From Methanobrevibacter sp., a single genomic window includes:
- a CDS encoding PHP domain-containing protein translates to MNIGTYSSLHNHTEYSNLKLIDSINRSESLIKYAYELGLKGVAITDHDSLSAHLKAIEFYENFIEQKYKEICAAQGIEPNDNLSIEEKIKVVDFKLVLGNEIYLTRDGLDEATAAPGEPFYHFILLAKDKEGHKQLRQLSSRAWERAWFRAILRTPTYLSDLVDIVKGGHLVATTACIGGFTGKMFMNMRDDDPSQESYYLERITNFLNWTRELFGMNNFFIELQPSFNEDQIEYNKFMIEHFWGNFNFTFATDSHYLKKEDRGVHKAFLNSKASKDREVDEFYSAAYMMSAEEVYSYMKDYIDIDKFNIMAANTNKIKDMCQYYTLKQDQVVTKVEYEPVDDETSIFDDVDFETHPYLHYYLTTSDEADHYFIQLLAKGFCEKYEPEWDFDKYIDRLEEELWTIHEISKTIGKSLSDYFISMHKMIDIIWNEADSFVGPSRGSAGAALSNYLLGITQMDPLKQELVLPVWRFLHPSRPDLPDIDIDTESSKRVRVFKRVQDYFKKLGGNLVNICTFGTEGTKSALKTAARGLNIDDDVITYLTSMIPNERGFDWTLDQCYYGDDEHTAIKAFKEEIDNYPQLWELARTIEGLVTRLGVHASGVVAVNCPFTEYNSYMKTSKGQIVSAFDLHDSEKMGLKVIK, encoded by the coding sequence ACGCATATGAACTTGGATTAAAAGGCGTGGCAATAACTGACCACGATAGTTTGTCTGCGCATCTTAAAGCAATCGAGTTTTACGAAAATTTTATTGAACAGAAGTATAAAGAAATATGCGCGGCGCAAGGAATCGAACCAAACGATAATTTGTCAATTGAGGAAAAAATTAAAGTTGTTGATTTTAAACTTGTTCTTGGAAACGAAATCTATTTAACTCGTGATGGTCTTGATGAAGCAACGGCGGCGCCGGGTGAACCATTCTATCACTTTATCCTCCTGGCAAAAGATAAAGAAGGTCATAAACAATTAAGACAATTAAGTAGTAGAGCTTGGGAAAGAGCGTGGTTTAGAGCGATTTTAAGAACTCCAACCTACTTAAGTGATTTGGTAGATATTGTTAAGGGCGGCCATCTTGTGGCAACAACTGCATGTATTGGTGGTTTCACCGGCAAAATGTTTATGAATATGCGGGACGATGATCCTTCACAAGAGTCATATTATCTTGAACGCATAACGAATTTCTTGAATTGGACAAGAGAGTTATTTGGTATGAATAACTTTTTTATTGAGTTGCAACCATCATTTAATGAAGATCAAATTGAATATAACAAGTTCATGATCGAACATTTTTGGGGCAACTTCAATTTTACTTTTGCGACAGATAGCCATTATTTAAAGAAAGAAGATCGTGGTGTTCATAAAGCATTTTTAAATAGTAAGGCAAGTAAAGATCGCGAAGTGGATGAATTTTATAGCGCGGCATATATGATGAGCGCAGAAGAAGTTTATTCATATATGAAAGATTATATTGACATTGATAAGTTTAATATTATGGCGGCAAACACTAATAAAATTAAAGATATGTGTCAATATTATACATTAAAACAAGATCAAGTCGTTACCAAGGTTGAATATGAACCAGTAGACGATGAAACTTCAATTTTTGATGATGTTGATTTTGAAACGCATCCATACTTACATTATTATTTAACGACTTCTGATGAGGCCGATCATTATTTTATACAACTTCTCGCAAAAGGTTTTTGTGAAAAATATGAACCTGAATGGGATTTTGATAAATATATTGATAGATTGGAAGAAGAGTTGTGGACAATTCACGAAATTAGTAAAACAATTGGTAAATCATTGTCAGACTATTTTATTAGTATGCACAAAATGATTGATATTATTTGGAATGAAGCGGATAGTTTTGTCGGACCATCACGTGGTTCTGCTGGCGCGGCGTTATCAAACTATTTGTTGGGTATAACCCAAATGGACCCGCTCAAACAAGAATTGGTTTTGCCAGTTTGGAGATTCCTGCATCCTTCTAGACCAGACTTGCCCGATATTGATATTGATACCGAAAGTTCAAAGCGCGTACGTGTTTTTAAACGTGTACAAGATTATTTTAAAAAACTTGGTGGAAACCTTGTTAATATATGTACTTTTGGTACAGAAGGAACTAAAAGTGCGCTGAAAACGGCGGCTAGAGGTCTTAATATCGATGATGATGTTATAACATACTTAACAAGTATGATTCCCAATGAGCGCGGCTTTGACTGGACACTTGATCAATGTTATTATGGTGATGACGAACATACTGCTATTAAGGCATTTAAAGAAGAAATAGATAATTATCCACAACTTTGGGAATTAGCAAGAACAATTGAAGGATTGGTAACAAGATTGGGCGTACATGCGTCAGGTGTTGTCGCGGTCAACTGCCCGTTTACAGAGTATAATAGTTATATGAAGACCAGTAAAGGTCAGATTGTATCAGCATTTGATCTACACGATAGTGAAAAAATGGGGTTGAAAGTTATAAAATAA